The Meiothermus sp. genome segment GCGACAAGTTGGTCAAGGACATCCTGGTAGCTTTGCCGGGAGGTGAGGTGGGCTTCATTGTTTTCGTGATGGTGCTGGTTTTTGTGCTGGGCTTCTTCATAGACTTCTTCGAGATTGCCTTCATTATTGTGCCGCTGGTGCTCCCGGCAGCGGAGGCCATCTGGCGGGCCCAGGCCGAGGCTTTGCAAATGGCCGGCAACTACGACCTTTCCACAGAAGCCTTTGTACAAGGGAAGCTTTTATGGTTTGGCATCATCCTGGCCATGAACCTCCAGACCAGCTTCCTTACACCGCCTTTTGGCTTCGCCTTGTTTTACCTGCGCGGGGTGGCCCCGCCGGAGGTCAAGACCACCGATATGTACCGCGGGGTCATTCCCTTCATCGCTGTGCAGATACTGGTGCTGATTATTACCATCGCTTTTCCATCGCTAAGCAGTTGGCTGCCTTCCCTGCGAGGCACACCCGGCGGCTAAGGAATAATACCGGATTCAAAAAGACAGTTTACAAAACCAAAAAACACCAGAGGCTGTCTTTTTGAATCTTAGAGCACTCCCTTCGGTCGGGTTAATTCGTCACCCTTTGGTGACGAATTAACCGAATCTGGTATAAGCAGCACCTTGCCGGTGGTTTTGCGTCCTTGCAATGCGATGTGGGCCTGGGCCGCCTGGGTCAGGGGAAACTCTGCGCCGATACGAATTTTGAGTCTGCCCTCTAAAGCCCAGCGCATTACGTCACCAGCCCGCCACTCGAGCTCCTCGCGGGTTTGGGTGTAGTGCCAGAGGGAGGGCCGGGTAAGGAATAGGCCGCCCTTCTGGTTCAGGATTTGAGGGTTGAAGGGCGCCACCGGCCCGCTGCTCTGGCCGTACAGGGCCAACATGCCCCGAATCCGCAGGCTGTTCAGGCTACCCTCCCAGGTAGACTGCCCCACGCCGTCGTAGACCACATCCACGCCCTTTCCGCCGGTTATTTCGCGGGCCTTCTGGTCGAAACCCTCGTAGGGCAGGGCATAATCGGCACCGGCATCTTTAGCCAAAGCACGTTTTTCTTCGGTGGAAGCGGTAGAAATTACCGTAGCTCCGATCATCTTGGCCATCTGAATGAGAAGTAGCCCCACCCCGCCCGCACCCGCGTGGATCAGGCAAGTTTCACCCGCTTTGAGCGGATAGGTGCTATAGGCCAGGTAGTGGGCGGTCATGCCCTGGAGCATCCCGGCAACAGCCACTTTGGGATCCAAACCCACCGGTACTTTGACCAACTTATCGGCAGGCACTAAGGCATACTCGGCATAACTGCCCTGAACATTGGAATAGACCACCACCTCGCCAGGGCGGATGCCTTCTACACCAGGCCCCACTGCTTCTACCACTCCGGCCCCTTCCTCGCCCACGGTGAAAGGGGTGGGGACAGCGTAGAGACCTGAGCGCTTGTAGGTGTCAATGAAGTTGACCCCAATGGCCTGAAGTCGTACCAGCGCCTGGCCCTCGCCAGGGGTAGGCGTGGGTATGTCCTCTAACTGCATGGCCTCGGGGCCGCCGGGCTGGTGAACGCGGATGGCTTTCATAGGGATAGCTTATAGCGGAAGGCCTATTGCCGAAAGCGGAAGGCTGAAAGCTCCAATAGAGCCAATAGCCTGTGCCTGGGTGTTTCCGGAGCAGTTTTGATGTACTTCTTGGGAATAAGCTTTGGGTTCTGTAACCCCAGGGCGGTTTCGGGCAATAGCCCCCTGGTGGTCTGGTAACCAAGAATTCATTATGCACTTTAGTGACTCCCAAATTGGCCGCACATCGCAATTATGGGCAATCAACGTGCTCTAAAACATGCCGAAAAATAAGTTACCCGTGCACTAGGTGAAGCGGGTGATGACATCGTCAGAAGGGCGGTTTCTCGAATCCAATCGCAAACCGACCTCACCGGCATCCCGAAGTTGACCCGTTCAACCTGGCCCAGCTTCAACAGCCTATGGCCCTTGACCCTGGACCCTCGACTAGGGGGCAACACCACTAGCGAAGTTTGAACGGCAGCCGACCCCTGGCCTGTGCTCCGCCCAGCACCTTGACCAGCGCTTTCAGGGTGGGAGCCCGGAAGCCGTAGGTCACGAAGGCCGGTTTGCGCAGACTCAAGATATGGTAGGGGTTCCATAGGGCGATATGGGTAGCCCGTTTGCCCAAGGTGAAGGCGTGTTTGAGTAGCTGGGCTTCTTGGGGGCTCAGGCTGCCCCGACCGACCGAGACCACCAGCAGGTAGTCGGCCTGGGTAGCTGCCTTTTCCAACTCGCCCTTGAACTCTTCGGCTTTCTGGGGGTTGTAAACGAACTGACCGATCCTGGCGAAGCGGGTTTTGAGCAGTTCGGCAAAGTCCTGAACAGCGATGGTCTCGCCATAGGGGCCTGCTTCGAAGGTGCTGCCTGCGGAGACCAGCAAAATTCGGTCTGAGCGCCGGGGACGCACGGGTTGCCGGTATGGGGTAATGCTTCGGAGGGCTACTTGCTCCATCAGCGTTTGATCTTTTTTCTGCTGGGTGGCGGAGTAGCTCCTGGGTAAACCGGGAAACCGTTGTGTGGCCGCCTTTAGCCGGTGCTGGCTCTGCTGAGCGCCTTCCCTGGATAGTTGACCCTTTTCTAGGGCCTCCTGGATGGCAGTGGCCTGGGCGATATGCACCTCGGGTTTGCCCAGCGACAAGATCATGTCGGCCCCAGCCTGAAGGCTTTTGACCGCCGCCTCGCCCACCGAGTAGTGCTGGGTGATGGCTTTCATGTCCAGCGCGTCGGTGACGATGATGCCTTTGAAGCTTAGCTTTTTGCGAAGGAAGCGGGTCAGGATTTTTTCCGAGAGCGTGGCGGGATACTGCTTGTCCAGGGCAGGGAAGCGAATGTGAGCGCTCATGATGGCGCTGATGTGGGCTTGTACGGCCTTACGAAAGGGATAGAGTTCGGTGCGCTCGAGTTCCTCCAGCGGTTTATTCACTACCGGCAGGTCGAGGTGTGAGTCCAGGAAGGTGTCGCCGTGTCCGGGAAAATGTTTGACCGTGGCCATCACCCCGGCCCCCTCGAGGCCCCGGGCCCAGGCCAGCGCCAGCCGGGCGACCTTTTTGGGGTCGGAGCCAAAACTGCGGTCGCCAATCACCGGATTTTTGGGGTTGGTGTTCACGTCCACCGAGGGGGCAAAGTTCCAGTTGATGCCCAGCGAGATGAGTGCGCGGCCCACCGCAGCCCCCACGGCCTCGGCGGTTTTGGCGTCCCCTATGGCGCCCAGGGCCATCGGGGCAGGTGCCTGGGCCAGTTCCAGCACGCGCTGCACGGCCCCGCCTTCTTGGTCAACGGCAATCCAGACCTGGGGCCCTAAAACCGCTCGAATATCGGCCACCAGCTCACGTACCTGTGCGGGGTTCTGGATGTTTTTACGAAACAAGCAGACCCCCCCAAAGCGGTAGCGCTCGAGGTGGGCGCGGGTGGCGGCATCCAGGGTGGGGCCGGGGATGTCTACCATCATTAGGCTGGTGGCGAGATACAGGCTTTCCATAAGCACCTCTTCATCGTAGGGGTGTCGGGCTAAGAAAGTTTGCAAAAAGTCTGGGTCTCTTAACATACTGAACAACCCGATTTGACAGAATATTACTTCAGAATGTAATTTAAATGTTAGAGTAAAACTTCAAAAAGGGAGTATCCTTGCTGAATCAAGCGCAAATCCTCGAGCAGCTTCGCCATGGCTTGATTGCCTCCTGCCAGCCAGTGCGGGGTGGGCCTCTGGATCACCCGGCTCTGGTAGCCGCCTTGGCCCAAGCTACTGTGGCCGGTGGGGCGGTGGGGGTACGCATCGAGGGACTGGCCGATTTAGAGGCAGTTCGGGGGGCGGTCGCGGTACCGATTATTGGCCTGGTTAAGCGTGAAGTGGTAGGCTCGCCGGTCTACATCACCCCCGAGCTGTCCGATGTGCTGGCTCTGGCCGAGCGGGGGGCCGATATCGTAGCGTTTGACGCCACCCAACGCCCGCGCCCGGAAGGAATGGGGACGATGATCGAAGCCATCCATGCCCAGGGTTGCCTGGCAATGGCCGACATCTCGACGCTGCAAGAGGGCCTGGCGGCCTACCAGCAGGGGGCCGACATGGTGGGCACTACCCTGTCGGGCTACACCGACTACTCGCCCAAGCTGGAAGGCCCGGATTTGGAACTGGTGCGCGCGCTTTCCAGGCGAGGGGTCAGGGTGATTGCCGAGGGCCGGATTGCCACCCCCCTTCAGGCCCGGCAGGCCCTGGAGGCAGGGGCTTTTGCGGTCACGGTGGGTACGGCCCTAACCCGCTTGGAGTGGGTCACGCAAGGTTTTGTGGATGCTTTGAAAAAGGTGGCTCAATGACAGGGGTGCAGAAACGTAGTACCAAAGCTTGGGATGGTATCGGGACCCCAGGGCCCCGAACTTCGGCCATGGATGACCAGAGAGGGCCAGGCTATGCCTAACGGTGCTTTGGCCTTATTGCGAAGCCTGGGGGGTGAGATGACCCCGGCCTTGCGCAAGATTGCCCGCTATGTGCAGGAAAACCCCGAAAAGCTGCTCTACCAGACGGTGGTGGAAGTGGCCGAGGCCTCGGGGTCGTCCGAAGCCAGCGTGATTCGCTTCTGCCGCGACCTGGGCTTTAGCGGCTTTCAGGAGTTCAAGCTGGCCCTGGCCTCCGACCTGGCCGCGAGCCCGGTGGGGCTGGGGCCGCAGGATAACCCCAGAACCCCTCAGGAGGCGCTCGAGTACGTCACTCACCATGCCAAACAGGCCCTCGAGGACACCTCCCGCCTGGTAGATCTGAAACTGGTAAACATGGCGGTAGACCTGATTTTTCGCGCTCAGCGCATCGACATCTATGGCGTGGGCGCCTCGGGAATAACCGCCCAGGACTTCGCCTACAAGTTCATGCGCCTGGGCTATACCACCCAGGCCTATCCCGATCCTCATATGGCGGCGATGGCCGCAGCTACGCTGGACAAGAAAGCCCTGGCCATTGGCATCACCCGCTCCGGCACAACCATAGATACCGTTAAAGCCCTTGAAGTTGCTAAGCGGTCGGGGTCAGCTACCCTGGCCATTACCCAGCGCACCCGAAGCCCGGTGGCCCGTTTTGCCGATGTGGTGCTGGTTACTTCGGTGGCCGAAAGCCCCCTGACGGGCGGTTCGGTAACGGCCAAAATGGGGCAGCTTCTGGTGCTGGACTTGCTTTATACCCTGGTGGCGCTGCGCAGAAAGCAAGCCGCCGACTTTATCGCCCGTACTGCGGCGGCGGTAGCCGACAGGAACTACTGATGTCGGATGGGCGCATTTCGTTTGGCTAACTCAGGCCCGACCTGATAGCAATCGCAGGAGGAGAAAATATGTTCAAGCGTTGGTTAACAGCATCGGTGTTGGCGCTCAGCTTGAGCGCGCTGGCCCAGACCCAGATAGAGTTCTGGACGTACTACCTGAGCCCCAACTTCGACAACTACATCAAGAGCACCATCGCCGATTTCGAGAAGGAAAACCCCACCATTAAGGTACGCTGGGTAGACAAAC includes the following:
- a CDS encoding quinone oxidoreductase, which codes for MKAIRVHQPGGPEAMQLEDIPTPTPGEGQALVRLQAIGVNFIDTYKRSGLYAVPTPFTVGEEGAGVVEAVGPGVEGIRPGEVVVYSNVQGSYAEYALVPADKLVKVPVGLDPKVAVAGMLQGMTAHYLAYSTYPLKAGETCLIHAGAGGVGLLLIQMAKMIGATVISTASTEEKRALAKDAGADYALPYEGFDQKAREITGGKGVDVVYDGVGQSTWEGSLNSLRIRGMLALYGQSSGPVAPFNPQILNQKGGLFLTRPSLWHYTQTREELEWRAGDVMRWALEGRLKIRIGAEFPLTQAAQAHIALQGRKTTGKVLLIPDSVNSSPKGDELTRPKGVL
- the nagZ gene encoding beta-N-acetylhexosaminidase, which encodes MESLYLATSLMMVDIPGPTLDAATRAHLERYRFGGVCLFRKNIQNPAQVRELVADIRAVLGPQVWIAVDQEGGAVQRVLELAQAPAPMALGAIGDAKTAEAVGAAVGRALISLGINWNFAPSVDVNTNPKNPVIGDRSFGSDPKKVARLALAWARGLEGAGVMATVKHFPGHGDTFLDSHLDLPVVNKPLEELERTELYPFRKAVQAHISAIMSAHIRFPALDKQYPATLSEKILTRFLRKKLSFKGIIVTDALDMKAITQHYSVGEAAVKSLQAGADMILSLGKPEVHIAQATAIQEALEKGQLSREGAQQSQHRLKAATQRFPGLPRSYSATQQKKDQTLMEQVALRSITPYRQPVRPRRSDRILLVSAGSTFEAGPYGETIAVQDFAELLKTRFARIGQFVYNPQKAEEFKGELEKAATQADYLLVVSVGRGSLSPQEAQLLKHAFTLGKRATHIALWNPYHILSLRKPAFVTYGFRAPTLKALVKVLGGAQARGRLPFKLR
- a CDS encoding N-acetylmannosamine-6-phosphate 2-epimerase — its product is MLNQAQILEQLRHGLIASCQPVRGGPLDHPALVAALAQATVAGGAVGVRIEGLADLEAVRGAVAVPIIGLVKREVVGSPVYITPELSDVLALAERGADIVAFDATQRPRPEGMGTMIEAIHAQGCLAMADISTLQEGLAAYQQGADMVGTTLSGYTDYSPKLEGPDLELVRALSRRGVRVIAEGRIATPLQARQALEAGAFAVTVGTALTRLEWVTQGFVDALKKVAQ
- a CDS encoding MurR/RpiR family transcriptional regulator encodes the protein MPNGALALLRSLGGEMTPALRKIARYVQENPEKLLYQTVVEVAEASGSSEASVIRFCRDLGFSGFQEFKLALASDLAASPVGLGPQDNPRTPQEALEYVTHHAKQALEDTSRLVDLKLVNMAVDLIFRAQRIDIYGVGASGITAQDFAYKFMRLGYTTQAYPDPHMAAMAAATLDKKALAIGITRSGTTIDTVKALEVAKRSGSATLAITQRTRSPVARFADVVLVTSVAESPLTGGSVTAKMGQLLVLDLLYTLVALRRKQAADFIARTAAAVADRNY